The following proteins are encoded in a genomic region of Hoeflea phototrophica DFL-43:
- the tmk gene encoding dTMP kinase, with protein MSTSKGRFITFEGGEGVGKSTQINRLAKVLRRRGMDVLVTREPGGSLGAEAVRHVLLSGAAEEFGIRMEAMLFAAARSDHVEEVIRPALAEGAIVLCDRYMDSSRVYQGVTGNLEPQFIVNLERIAVNSMVPDLTLILDLPAEAGLRRAKARVGANVAPDRFEKEEVATHEKRREAFIDLTRSEPERCKLINADQPEDMVALAVLSTVEPVLEPTELEDAARDRKV; from the coding sequence GTGAGCACCAGCAAGGGCCGCTTCATTACATTCGAGGGCGGGGAAGGGGTCGGAAAGTCGACCCAGATCAACCGGCTCGCCAAAGTGTTGCGCCGGCGCGGTATGGATGTGCTGGTGACCCGGGAACCCGGTGGTTCGCTGGGTGCGGAAGCGGTGCGGCACGTGTTGCTCTCCGGCGCGGCGGAGGAGTTCGGGATCCGCATGGAGGCGATGCTGTTTGCGGCAGCGCGCAGTGACCATGTCGAAGAAGTCATTCGACCCGCACTTGCTGAAGGCGCGATCGTGCTGTGTGACCGCTATATGGATTCAAGCCGGGTCTATCAGGGCGTGACCGGAAATCTTGAGCCGCAATTCATCGTCAATCTTGAACGAATCGCAGTCAACAGTATGGTGCCGGATTTGACGTTGATCCTTGATCTTCCCGCCGAGGCGGGGCTGCGTCGCGCAAAGGCGCGTGTCGGGGCGAATGTTGCGCCTGACCGGTTCGAGAAGGAAGAGGTCGCAACGCATGAAAAGCGTCGCGAGGCGTTTATTGACCTGACCCGCAGCGAACCGGAACGCTGCAAGCTGATCAATGCCGATCAACCCGAGGACATGGTGGCGCTGGCGGTCCTGAGCACTGTGGAACCTGTTCTCGAACCGACCGAACTCGAAGACGCGGCGCGGGACCGAAAGGTATGA
- a CDS encoding D-alanyl-D-alanine carboxypeptidase family protein — protein sequence MFRPLSSRLFFAFLVLFAGFTGAVRAQLFETRAEQAYMLDADTGTVLFSKNENDLVPPASLAKLMTMEVVFNAIRSGRLTLDDTFQVSENAWRTGGAISRTSTMFAELNSSIRLEDLIQGVIVQSANDGCIIIAEGMAGSEDNFSRLMSERARDIGLTQSVFANSSGLPHPHSKVSMKDLVTLARHIHATYPEFYRYYSQPEFTWNNIRQRNRNPLLNLDIGVDGLKTGFTEESGYGIVASIRRDGRRLFVAMSGLSSERERAEEARKMLEWGVRAFERKTLFAADEIIGELSVYGGEANAVVKAAGAVDILVPITNRDRLTARISYRWPLRAPLEAGAEVGMLKVYIGDLLSQETPLYAENAVGKGALHSQALDALIELAQFWR from the coding sequence ATGTTTAGGCCGCTTTCAAGTCGCCTGTTTTTCGCGTTTTTGGTGCTGTTTGCCGGTTTCACAGGGGCTGTGCGTGCGCAATTGTTCGAAACACGCGCCGAGCAGGCCTACATGCTCGATGCCGACACCGGCACGGTTCTGTTTTCCAAGAATGAAAATGATCTGGTCCCCCCGGCGTCGCTTGCCAAGCTGATGACAATGGAGGTGGTGTTCAACGCCATCCGCAGCGGCAGGCTTACACTGGACGACACGTTTCAGGTGTCGGAAAATGCCTGGCGCACGGGCGGCGCGATCTCCCGGACGTCCACCATGTTTGCCGAGCTCAATTCCTCGATCCGGCTGGAGGATCTGATCCAGGGTGTCATTGTTCAATCCGCCAATGACGGGTGCATCATCATCGCAGAGGGCATGGCGGGATCGGAAGACAATTTTTCACGGTTGATGAGCGAGAGGGCGCGCGACATTGGTCTGACCCAGTCCGTGTTTGCAAACTCGTCCGGTCTGCCGCATCCGCATTCAAAGGTCTCGATGAAGGACCTGGTGACGCTGGCGCGGCACATTCATGCCACCTATCCGGAGTTCTACCGGTATTATTCGCAACCGGAGTTCACCTGGAACAACATCCGTCAACGCAATCGCAACCCGCTTCTCAACCTCGATATCGGTGTTGACGGTTTGAAGACCGGGTTCACCGAGGAATCGGGATATGGCATTGTCGCTTCGATACGTCGCGACGGACGACGGCTGTTTGTTGCCATGAGCGGGCTCTCGAGCGAGCGTGAACGGGCTGAAGAAGCGCGCAAGATGCTCGAATGGGGCGTTCGTGCGTTTGAACGCAAGACCTTGTTTGCTGCCGATGAAATCATCGGCGAACTCAGCGTCTATGGGGGCGAGGCAAATGCCGTGGTCAAGGCGGCGGGCGCGGTCGATATTCTGGTGCCGATCACCAATCGGGACCGTCTCACGGCGCGAATCAGCTATCGTTGGCCGCTGCGTGCCCCGCTTGAAGCCGGTGCAGAAGTGGGAATGCTCAAGGTCTATATCGGCGATCTTTTATCTCAGGAAACGCCACTCTACGCCGAAAATGCGGTCGGGAAGGGGGCGCTGCACAGCCAGGCGCTCGACGCTCTTATCGAACTTGCGCAATTCTGGCGTTAA
- a CDS encoding septal ring lytic transglycosylase RlpA family protein, with protein sequence MLCRAGTVPLLAALALALSGCVSAPSPGKPDQAHINTKTKFAAAEYGVAASPRLTTAKRPKKGGGRSMVGKPYRIRGKWYTPKEEPGYDRAGLASWYGPNFHGRLTANGEIYDQYHLSAAHPTFPLPSYARVTNKKNGNSVVVRVNDRGPFAHGRIIDLSKQAAQLLDMKHEGVAAVRVQYIGRAPVEGDDTPYLMASYRPGGSDAPAGGVIASGVMLAMNGAASVLPGVGSTAAGMAPPAAIGVGNALQASSVGTSGLPIVVSLPSVGPVLPDRPSFGLPVAAADTAGEPNNIGLAYWGGRVTNITARFDTVLGTPKNRQ encoded by the coding sequence ATGCTGTGCCGTGCCGGTACAGTGCCGCTTCTTGCCGCGCTGGCGCTTGCGCTGTCAGGGTGTGTGTCTGCGCCAAGTCCGGGTAAGCCTGATCAAGCCCATATTAATACCAAGACAAAGTTCGCTGCCGCTGAATATGGCGTCGCCGCAAGCCCGCGGCTGACGACTGCCAAGCGCCCGAAAAAGGGGGGTGGCCGGTCGATGGTGGGCAAGCCTTACCGGATCCGCGGCAAGTGGTACACGCCCAAGGAAGAACCGGGCTACGACCGGGCCGGCCTTGCGTCCTGGTATGGGCCCAATTTTCACGGCCGTCTCACCGCCAATGGCGAGATTTATGACCAGTACCATCTCTCCGCCGCGCATCCCACCTTTCCGCTGCCGAGCTACGCGCGCGTCACCAACAAAAAGAATGGCAACTCGGTGGTCGTGCGCGTCAATGACCGCGGGCCCTTCGCCCATGGCCGCATCATTGATCTGTCCAAGCAGGCGGCGCAGCTTCTCGACATGAAACATGAAGGGGTGGCTGCGGTTCGGGTTCAATATATCGGGCGGGCACCGGTCGAGGGTGACGACACGCCTTATCTGATGGCGAGTTACCGGCCGGGGGGCTCCGACGCGCCTGCCGGCGGCGTCATTGCAAGTGGCGTGATGTTGGCCATGAATGGCGCTGCCTCGGTGCTGCCTGGTGTAGGTTCCACCGCGGCCGGAATGGCACCACCCGCAGCCATCGGTGTGGGCAACGCGTTGCAAGCGAGTTCTGTCGGGACATCGGGCCTGCCGATCGTGGTCAGTCTGCCCTCTGTCGGCCCGGTGCTTCCGGATCGTCCATCATTCGGATTGCCGGTTGCCGCGGCAGACACAGCTGGCGAGCCAAACAATATCGGCCTTGCCTATTGGGGCGGGCGGGTGACGAACATCACGGCGCGTTTTGATACGGTTTTGGGCACTCCGAAAAACCGGCAATAG
- a CDS encoding IS256 family transposase — protein sequence MTKTNMDLSELLQKHDQGDLLRSIAEAVLQLMMESDVDGLIGAGRHERAEQRTTWRNGYRDRCLDTRLGTLNLKVPKLRQGTYFPGFLEARKTSEQALVAVIQEAWIGGVSTRRVDELVQAMGLSGISKSTVSKLCKDIDERVGEFLNRPLSGEWPYVWLDATYLKQRQGGRIVSVAAIIAVAANTEGRREIIGLGVGPSEAETFWMDFLRSLKARGLDGVKLVISDAHSGLKGAISRVFEATWQRCRVHWMRNALAHVSKGQHTVVAAAIRQAFDQPDRKHAGETWQRVADQLRPRWPKLADLMDVSENDVLAYMAFPRQHRTKLHSTNPIERLNKEVKRRADVVGIFPNEASIMRLIGAVLFEQNDEWQTSSRYMMVEAFAQIDKEEIDPILSITMKAA from the coding sequence ATGACCAAGACCAATATGGACCTTTCAGAGCTTCTGCAAAAGCACGATCAGGGCGACTTGCTGCGCTCGATTGCCGAGGCTGTTCTTCAACTGATGATGGAGAGCGATGTCGACGGCCTGATCGGCGCAGGACGCCACGAACGGGCCGAGCAGCGGACGACCTGGCGCAATGGCTACCGTGACCGTTGTCTCGATACCCGATTGGGGACGCTGAACCTGAAGGTGCCGAAGTTGCGGCAGGGCACCTATTTCCCCGGCTTCCTCGAAGCCCGCAAGACCTCTGAGCAGGCTCTGGTTGCGGTGATACAGGAAGCCTGGATTGGCGGAGTGTCCACAAGGCGGGTGGACGAACTGGTTCAGGCTATGGGGCTGAGCGGCATCTCGAAGAGCACGGTGTCCAAGCTGTGCAAGGACATCGACGAGCGGGTCGGCGAGTTCCTCAATCGCCCGCTCTCCGGCGAATGGCCCTATGTCTGGCTCGACGCCACCTACCTCAAGCAGCGCCAGGGCGGTCGGATCGTCAGCGTGGCCGCCATAATCGCTGTTGCCGCCAATACCGAGGGCCGCAGGGAAATCATCGGCCTTGGCGTCGGCCCCTCGGAAGCTGAGACCTTCTGGATGGACTTCCTGCGCTCGCTGAAGGCCCGCGGTCTTGACGGCGTGAAGCTGGTGATCAGCGATGCCCACAGCGGCTTGAAGGGCGCGATCTCCCGGGTCTTCGAGGCAACCTGGCAGCGGTGCCGCGTTCACTGGATGCGCAACGCCCTGGCTCATGTCTCAAAGGGCCAGCACACGGTCGTCGCGGCCGCCATCCGGCAGGCCTTCGATCAGCCAGACCGCAAGCATGCAGGCGAAACATGGCAACGGGTCGCAGATCAGCTCCGCCCGAGATGGCCCAAGCTCGCCGATCTGATGGATGTCAGCGAAAACGATGTGCTGGCCTACATGGCGTTCCCCCGCCAACACAGGACCAAGCTTCACAGCACCAATCCGATCGAGCGGCTGAACAAGGAAGTGAAACGACGTGCCGACGTCGTCGGGATATTCCCCAACGAGGCCTCGATCATGCGTCTCATAGGCGCGGTGTTGTTCGAACAGAATGACGAGTGGCAGACTTCAAGCCGCTACATGATGGTCGAAGCCTTCGCCCAGATCGACAAGGAGGAGATCGACCCCATCCTCAGCATAACAATGAAAGCCGCCTGA
- a CDS encoding BCCT family transporter, translated as MPLKPPVTFLPIRVAESGFYRGFTKDVAITAKILVGALILWAIAFPDQAASVLGAMNSVILATFNYWYVYVMAFFVILCFALALWPAAGAMRLGHDDDRPEFSNFSWFSMMFGAGIGIGMLTFATAEPMYHFAKNPSTIMGLTEGSTAGNVRDAYIWSFTHWGLAAWASYAIVGLALGYFSYRRGLPLTIRSALTPIFGKALSGPLGHAIDVVAVVATVLGVAQTLGFGVEQFISGLSRIGFGDWLFDFAADGSKSSSTMGIIFALIVIMGASTLSALSGVGKGIKWLSNINMGLSFFVLTFFLIFGSTVFGLSTLFVGIWDYLLSIPGNIFTVWTADGTETGDALSGWQGGWTIFYWAWWIAFAPFVGVFLARISKGRTIREYVLGAMIIPAVMCFVWFALVGGTAIDLELSGVANGAIVDAGQADQLFAMLAVILSDTLAYLMSVLVVILLLTYLVTSADSAVLIINTINAAGDEGPKARPHILFWGAALALVVGGLIIAGGLGAIQTAMVIGALPFSFVMVLMGLSLIKAIYRDGKRMKHGLPTTHVEPSSAAV; from the coding sequence ATGCCATTAAAACCACCAGTTACATTTCTGCCTATCAGGGTTGCAGAATCCGGATTCTATCGAGGGTTTACGAAAGACGTCGCGATTACGGCCAAGATTCTGGTCGGAGCCTTGATTCTGTGGGCCATCGCGTTTCCAGATCAGGCCGCGTCGGTTCTCGGAGCCATGAACAGCGTCATCCTGGCGACGTTCAACTATTGGTACGTCTATGTGATGGCCTTCTTCGTGATCTTGTGTTTTGCCCTTGCGCTTTGGCCAGCGGCGGGAGCCATGCGATTGGGGCATGACGACGACCGTCCGGAGTTTTCGAACTTCTCTTGGTTTTCCATGATGTTCGGTGCCGGGATCGGAATTGGAATGCTGACATTCGCCACCGCCGAACCGATGTACCATTTTGCCAAGAACCCAAGCACCATCATGGGGCTGACGGAAGGCAGCACTGCGGGCAATGTCCGTGACGCCTATATCTGGTCCTTCACCCATTGGGGTCTGGCGGCATGGGCATCCTATGCCATTGTCGGTTTGGCGTTGGGGTACTTCTCCTACCGTCGAGGTCTACCGCTCACGATCCGCTCCGCGCTGACTCCGATTTTTGGCAAGGCGCTTTCGGGCCCGTTGGGCCATGCAATCGACGTTGTGGCGGTTGTGGCCACGGTTCTCGGCGTGGCACAGACGCTTGGCTTTGGGGTTGAGCAATTCATCTCGGGCCTGTCCAGAATCGGCTTCGGTGACTGGCTGTTTGATTTTGCCGCGGACGGCAGCAAATCATCGTCAACCATGGGCATCATCTTTGCACTGATCGTCATAATGGGGGCCTCGACACTGTCTGCGCTTTCAGGCGTCGGCAAGGGCATCAAGTGGTTGTCCAACATCAATATGGGTCTCAGCTTCTTTGTCTTGACCTTCTTCCTGATTTTCGGGTCAACCGTCTTTGGCCTGTCCACCCTGTTTGTCGGCATCTGGGATTATCTGCTTTCGATTCCCGGCAATATCTTCACGGTCTGGACCGCGGACGGCACCGAAACAGGGGATGCGCTGTCGGGTTGGCAGGGCGGCTGGACGATTTTCTACTGGGCCTGGTGGATTGCGTTTGCGCCTTTTGTGGGCGTGTTCCTTGCACGCATTTCAAAGGGCCGGACCATCCGCGAATATGTCCTGGGCGCGATGATCATTCCCGCTGTGATGTGCTTTGTGTGGTTTGCCCTTGTGGGCGGCACCGCAATCGATCTGGAACTGTCTGGTGTGGCCAATGGCGCCATCGTCGACGCAGGTCAGGCGGATCAGCTGTTCGCAATGCTGGCCGTGATCCTGAGCGATACCCTGGCGTATCTGATGTCGGTGTTGGTCGTGATCCTGTTGCTGACCTATCTGGTCACGTCGGCAGACAGTGCCGTGCTGATCATCAACACGATCAACGCTGCTGGCGACGAAGGCCCCAAGGCACGTCCGCATATCCTGTTCTGGGGCGCTGCCCTGGCATTGGTGGTTGGTGGTTTGATCATTGCGGGTGGTCTGGGCGCGATCCAGACAGCCATGGTGATCGGTGCGCTGCCGTTCAGCTTCGTCATGGTGCTGATGGGCCTTTCGCTGATCAAGGCGATCTATCGGGATGGCAAGCGGATGAAACATGGTCTTCCAACCACCCATGTCGAGCCCTCATCTGCCGCAGTGTAG